One window of Oscillibacter hominis genomic DNA carries:
- a CDS encoding 2-oxoacid:acceptor oxidoreductase family protein, giving the protein MKKEIIISGFGGQGVMSIGKSLVEAGVSEGLEVTWAPSYGPEMRGGTANCSVVLSDKPVGSPLFTHPTELIAMNLPSLEKFEPLVVEHGLIFVNSSVVSERVARQDVRAIYVPCSKIADEVGNGKVANMVMLGAYIAATGALREETIRQMIESMFTGPKAKLVPLNMEALKRGMACAQ; this is encoded by the coding sequence ATGAAAAAGGAAATCATCATTTCCGGGTTCGGCGGCCAGGGCGTCATGTCCATCGGCAAGTCCCTGGTGGAGGCCGGCGTCAGCGAGGGCCTGGAGGTCACCTGGGCTCCCTCCTACGGGCCCGAGATGCGCGGCGGCACGGCCAACTGCTCCGTAGTCCTCTCCGACAAGCCGGTGGGTTCGCCCCTGTTCACCCACCCCACGGAGCTGATTGCCATGAACCTGCCCTCCCTTGAGAAGTTTGAGCCCCTGGTGGTGGAGCACGGCCTGATTTTTGTCAACAGCTCCGTCGTCAGTGAGCGGGTGGCCCGGCAGGATGTAAGGGCCATCTATGTGCCCTGCTCCAAGATCGCCGATGAGGTGGGCAACGGGAAGGTGGCCAACATGGTCATGTTGGGCGCCTACATCGCCGCCACCGGCGCGCTCAGGGAGGAGACCATCAGGCAGATGATCGAGTCCATGTTCACCGGACCAAAGGCAAAGCTGGTGCCGCTGAACATGGAGGCACTGAAGCGGGGCATGGCCTGCGCCCAGTAA
- a CDS encoding SIS domain-containing protein has translation MLKQESAQAVNRFVASAQKEFAAFASTLSGETYEKAAQIILAAQKNGGRLHITGIGKPGHVSAYMASLFSSTGNPCYFLHGTEAVHGSCGQLAAGDVVIAISNSGETGELKATVLAVKNNGCKVIGVTGHMDSWLARESDACLFAGVSEEGGPLNRAPRNSILAETLTLQALSVALQVEQDWDPVKYVRCHPGGKLGQLRENEK, from the coding sequence ATGCTTAAACAAGAAAGCGCCCAGGCGGTGAACCGCTTCGTGGCCTCCGCCCAAAAGGAGTTTGCCGCGTTTGCCTCCACCCTCAGCGGCGAGACCTATGAAAAGGCGGCCCAGATCATTCTGGCGGCCCAGAAAAACGGAGGCCGCCTCCATATCACCGGAATCGGGAAGCCGGGCCACGTTTCCGCCTACATGGCGTCGCTGTTCTCCTCCACCGGCAACCCCTGCTATTTCCTCCACGGCACCGAAGCCGTACACGGCTCCTGCGGCCAGCTGGCGGCGGGCGATGTGGTCATCGCCATCTCCAACTCCGGCGAGACCGGCGAGCTGAAGGCCACGGTCCTGGCTGTGAAAAACAACGGCTGCAAGGTCATCGGCGTCACGGGCCACATGGATTCCTGGCTGGCCCGGGAGAGCGACGCCTGCCTCTTTGCCGGCGTGAGCGAGGAGGGAGGCCCCCTGAACCGGGCGCCCCGCAACTCCATCCTGGCCGAGACACTGACGCTTCAGGCGCTGAGTGTGGCGCTCCAGGTGGAGCAGGACTGGGACCCTGTCAAATATGTCCGCTGCCATCCCGGCGGGAAGCTGGGCCAGCTGCGGGAAAATGAGAAATAA
- a CDS encoding 3-methyl-2-oxobutanoate dehydrogenase subunit VorB encodes MEKELWKGNEAIAEAAIRAGCDCFFGYPITPQSEVPEYMSLHMPEHGRIFVQSESEVAAINMVYGAAGAGMRAMTSSSSPGISLKQEGITYLAGAELPAVIVNCMRGGPGLGTIQPAQGDYFQATRGGGNGDYRTVVLAPSNIQEAVDFTQEAFDIADQYCNPVMILADGLIGQMMEPIVWHDVPRRKLPPKDWAAGGRHGRAHHNIINSLFIDPNECDRHNDHLLAKYREMEKNEVRWEERECEDAELVITAYGTPARITLTALEALREAGIKAGLFRPITLWPFPEKALHDLAGQDHVKVILDVELSAGGQMLDDVRMAVEGQKPVRYLGRAGGALPTVEEIVETARAALKEVK; translated from the coding sequence ATGGAAAAAGAGCTTTGGAAGGGAAATGAAGCCATTGCGGAGGCTGCGATCCGCGCCGGCTGCGACTGCTTTTTCGGATATCCCATCACGCCCCAGAGCGAGGTGCCGGAGTACATGTCCTTACATATGCCGGAGCATGGCCGCATTTTTGTGCAGTCAGAGTCCGAGGTGGCGGCCATCAACATGGTCTACGGCGCCGCGGGAGCGGGTATGAGGGCCATGACGTCTTCTTCCTCCCCCGGCATCAGCCTGAAGCAGGAGGGCATCACCTACCTGGCCGGTGCGGAGCTGCCGGCGGTCATCGTCAACTGCATGCGCGGCGGCCCGGGCCTGGGCACCATCCAGCCCGCCCAGGGCGACTATTTCCAGGCAACCCGGGGCGGCGGCAACGGCGACTACCGGACGGTGGTGCTGGCGCCGTCCAATATCCAGGAGGCGGTGGACTTCACGCAGGAGGCCTTTGACATCGCCGACCAGTACTGCAACCCGGTGATGATCCTGGCCGACGGGCTGATCGGCCAGATGATGGAGCCCATTGTCTGGCACGATGTGCCCAGGCGGAAGCTGCCGCCCAAGGATTGGGCCGCCGGTGGAAGACACGGCCGGGCCCACCACAACATCATCAACTCCCTGTTCATCGACCCCAACGAGTGCGACCGGCACAACGACCACCTGCTGGCGAAGTACCGGGAGATGGAGAAAAACGAGGTGCGCTGGGAGGAGAGGGAGTGCGAGGATGCGGAGCTGGTCATCACCGCCTACGGCACCCCGGCCCGCATCACGCTGACTGCGCTGGAGGCGCTCCGGGAGGCGGGCATCAAGGCGGGCCTCTTCCGTCCCATCACGCTGTGGCCCTTCCCGGAAAAGGCACTCCACGACCTGGCGGGACAGGACCATGTGAAGGTAATCCTGGACGTGGAGCTCAGCGCCGGCGGACAGATGCTGGACGACGTCCGCATGGCGGTGGAGGGGCAAAAGCCCGTCCGCTATCTGGGCCGTGCCGGCGGTGCTCTGCCCACGGTGGAGGAGATCGTGGAAACGGCCCGGGCGGCATTGAAGGAGGTCAAGTGA
- a CDS encoding thiamine pyrophosphate-dependent enzyme, with translation MAIVYQKSKGLTDAELHYCPGCNHGIIHKLIAEVMEEMGLIDQAIGVCPVGCSVFAYNYFSCDMMEAAHGRAPAVATGIKRTHPTAPVFTYQGDGDLASIGAAEIVHAAMRGEKFTTIFVNNAIYGMTGGQMAPTTLIGQKATTCPLGRTVEQAGKPIRMAEMLSTLDGCVYAERVCVTDIPHLNKAKKAIRKAFEKQMAGEGFTFVEVLSTCPTNWGMTPLKAKEWLETNMAAYYPLGVVKETGAEVK, from the coding sequence ATGGCGATTGTATATCAGAAGTCCAAGGGGCTGACGGATGCGGAGCTGCACTATTGCCCCGGCTGCAACCACGGCATCATCCACAAGCTCATCGCCGAGGTGATGGAGGAGATGGGACTCATCGACCAGGCCATTGGTGTCTGCCCGGTGGGGTGCTCCGTCTTTGCCTATAATTATTTCAGCTGCGATATGATGGAGGCGGCCCATGGCCGCGCCCCCGCCGTGGCCACCGGCATCAAGCGCACCCACCCCACGGCTCCGGTGTTCACCTACCAGGGAGACGGCGACCTGGCCTCCATCGGCGCGGCGGAGATCGTCCACGCTGCCATGCGGGGCGAAAAGTTTACCACCATCTTTGTCAACAACGCCATCTACGGCATGACCGGCGGCCAGATGGCGCCCACCACCCTCATCGGCCAGAAGGCCACCACCTGCCCCTTGGGCCGGACGGTGGAGCAGGCCGGCAAGCCCATCCGTATGGCGGAGATGCTCTCCACATTGGACGGCTGCGTCTATGCCGAGCGGGTCTGCGTCACGGATATCCCCCACCTGAACAAGGCCAAGAAGGCCATCCGCAAGGCATTTGAAAAGCAGATGGCAGGGGAGGGGTTCACCTTCGTGGAGGTGCTCTCCACCTGCCCCACCAACTGGGGCATGACACCGCTGAAGGCAAAGGAGTGGCTGGAGACCAACATGGCGGCCTATTATCCCCTGGGAGTCGTCAAGGAAACCGGCGCGGAGGTGAAGTGA
- a CDS encoding acetyl-CoA hydrolase/transferase family protein — protein sequence MKTVLEQYREKKRTAEEIAASIPDGSVLISDAALAQPIGLLESIGANASANRYRNLTQHILLDSYPMPFYTGGGGYHAVSWFSSAGARKAVNEGLADVMPCYYRDMPRLVRQQPRIDAFCAAVGPMDRHGYFSLCTVGSYSEAALNKAEHIYLEVNDQMPRVLSAPIVHISQVDAFCEVSRPMVESQPPVIDEVSRTIGGLIAEEIPNGATLQLGIGAVPESVGMFLKNKHHLGIHTELFADSLVELLECGAADNSLKPIHRGRTVMTFAFGTRRVYDYIDDNPAVEVLGVDYVNDPAVIARHPNFISVNAALEVDFFGQVCAESIGTRHISGTGGQVDYVRGATESEGGKSFIAFPSTAKGGEVSRIKATLTPGAIVTTSKNDVDYIVTEYGVAKLRGKSLSQRARALISIAHPRFREELEHQAKAEHILI from the coding sequence ATGAAAACAGTATTGGAACAGTACCGGGAGAAAAAGCGGACCGCGGAGGAGATCGCCGCGTCCATTCCAGACGGCAGTGTCCTGATCAGCGATGCAGCCCTGGCCCAGCCCATCGGGCTTTTGGAATCAATCGGCGCCAACGCCTCCGCCAACCGATACCGGAACCTGACCCAGCACATCCTGTTGGACAGTTATCCCATGCCCTTCTATACCGGCGGGGGCGGCTACCACGCGGTCAGTTGGTTCTCCAGCGCCGGGGCCAGGAAGGCGGTGAACGAAGGGCTGGCCGACGTCATGCCCTGCTACTACCGGGACATGCCCCGGCTGGTCCGGCAGCAGCCCCGGATCGACGCCTTCTGCGCGGCCGTAGGCCCGATGGACCGCCACGGCTACTTCAGCCTCTGCACCGTGGGCTCTTACTCCGAGGCGGCCCTAAATAAGGCGGAACACATCTATTTAGAGGTCAACGACCAAATGCCGCGGGTGCTCAGCGCGCCCATTGTCCATATCTCTCAGGTGGATGCCTTTTGTGAGGTGTCCCGGCCCATGGTGGAATCCCAGCCGCCGGTGATCGACGAGGTGAGCCGCACCATCGGCGGACTCATCGCCGAGGAGATTCCCAACGGCGCCACGCTGCAGCTTGGCATCGGGGCGGTGCCGGAATCCGTGGGCATGTTCCTCAAGAATAAGCATCACCTGGGCATCCACACGGAGCTCTTTGCCGACAGCCTGGTGGAGCTTTTGGAGTGCGGCGCGGCGGACAACAGCTTAAAGCCCATCCACCGGGGCCGGACGGTGATGACCTTTGCCTTCGGCACCCGGCGGGTCTACGACTATATCGACGACAACCCGGCAGTGGAGGTGCTGGGGGTGGACTATGTCAATGATCCGGCGGTGATCGCCCGGCATCCCAACTTCATCTCCGTCAATGCCGCCCTGGAGGTGGACTTTTTCGGTCAGGTCTGCGCCGAGTCCATCGGCACCCGCCATATCTCCGGCACCGGCGGCCAGGTGGACTACGTCCGGGGCGCCACGGAGTCGGAGGGAGGCAAAAGCTTTATCGCCTTCCCCTCCACAGCCAAAGGCGGGGAGGTGAGCCGCATCAAAGCCACCCTGACCCCCGGCGCCATCGTCACCACCAGCAAAAACGACGTGGACTACATCGTGACGGAGTACGGCGTGGCCAAGCTCCGGGGCAAATCCCTGAGCCAGCGGGCCAGGGCGCTGATCTCCATTGCCCACCCGAGGTTCCGGGAGGAACTGGAGCACCAGGCGAAGGCGGAGCATATCCTCATCTGA
- a CDS encoding branched-chain amino acid aminotransferase: MMNIRFEQAAALKPKPDIDTVKFGSTYSDYMFVMDYNVDKGWYDPRIVPFQNISLNPASIVLNYALEIFEGLKAYRTDDGRIQMFRVDENGKRMQNSAARMALPDLPYETFVEAVEALARVEKDWVPSKPNTSLYFRPVMMATNADLSLHGCTDCMFYIFCSPVGSYYPGGLKCNSILVEDEDVRAVRGGTGFAKCGGNYACAQRAANRANAKNYNDVLWLDGVERRYVEEVGGMNIMFKVGNTVMTPALLGSVLPGITRKSILELLKEDGYTVEEKKIDINDVAKLLEEGKVDEVWGCGTAAVISPVGKLCIHGKDYVIHNNEVGPLSRHLYDTLTGIQWGRVNDTHGWVFPID, from the coding sequence ATGATGAACATCCGCTTTGAACAGGCCGCCGCGTTGAAACCCAAGCCGGACATCGATACTGTAAAGTTCGGCTCCACCTATTCCGACTACATGTTTGTAATGGACTACAATGTGGACAAGGGCTGGTATGATCCCCGCATTGTCCCCTTCCAGAACATCAGCCTGAACCCCGCCTCCATTGTGCTCAACTATGCGCTGGAGATTTTTGAAGGCCTGAAGGCCTACCGCACCGACGACGGCAGGATCCAGATGTTCCGGGTGGATGAAAACGGCAAGCGTATGCAGAACTCCGCCGCCCGCATGGCACTGCCCGATCTGCCCTATGAGACCTTTGTGGAGGCCGTGGAGGCCCTGGCCAGGGTGGAAAAGGACTGGGTGCCCAGCAAGCCCAACACCTCCCTCTACTTCCGCCCGGTGATGATGGCCACCAACGCAGACCTCTCCCTCCACGGCTGCACCGACTGCATGTTCTACATCTTCTGCTCCCCTGTGGGCAGCTACTACCCCGGCGGGCTCAAGTGCAACTCCATCCTGGTGGAGGACGAGGACGTCCGCGCCGTCCGGGGCGGCACCGGCTTTGCCAAGTGCGGCGGCAATTACGCCTGCGCCCAGCGGGCCGCCAACCGGGCCAATGCCAAGAACTACAACGACGTTTTGTGGCTGGACGGTGTGGAGCGCCGCTATGTGGAAGAAGTGGGCGGCATGAACATCATGTTCAAGGTGGGCAACACCGTGATGACGCCGGCTCTCCTGGGCAGCGTGCTGCCCGGCATCACCCGCAAGTCCATTTTGGAGCTTTTGAAGGAAGACGGCTACACGGTGGAGGAGAAAAAGATCGACATCAACGATGTGGCCAAGCTCCTGGAGGAGGGCAAGGTCGACGAGGTCTGGGGCTGCGGCACCGCTGCCGTCATCTCCCCCGTGGGCAAGCTGTGCATCCACGGCAAGGACTATGTCATCCACAACAACGAGGTGGGCCCCCTGTCCCGTCACCTGTACGACACGCTGACCGGCATCCAGTGGGGCCGCGTGAACGACACCCACGGCTGGGTGTTCCCCATCGACTGA
- a CDS encoding carbon starvation CstA family protein: MNALVILLIGVACLVVGYLFYGRWLAKTWGVDDSKSTPAHELEDGQDYCPAKAPVLMGHHFSSIAGAGPINGPIQAAVFGWLPVLLWVVIGGIFFGAVHDFGALFASIRNKGQSIGEVIDVSIGTRAKKLFTVFGYLVLVLVVAAFASIVASTFNGFNPEGQQIVANGQTATISLLFIVLAIIFGFLVYRRNAPLGISTLIGIVGIVAVVIIGLKCPIFVAGNVWMIVLGIYILVASVTPVWILLQPRDYLSSFLLYFMMIVAFVGVVGAHPTIDIPMFTGWVDTVAPTGTSLGSMFPALFVTIACGAVSGFHSLVASGTTAKQLNKESDALPIAYGGMLIESALAIVSLIAVGYIWSSYSSGEVTTPTQVFASGISKMVATIPGLAGAETTLYSLLVLAVSVFCLTSLDTATRLARYMFQEFWLGKGETIKDAKGYKAVLCNPYVATIITVVLGVGLGMTGYAKIWPLFGAANQLLAALALLAVCCWLGNIGKNNKMFYIPMFFMLIVTLCSLFMTIKNKVGLIMAGSGDAAAYAQGILGAALFILAIILTVEGVNALSKQGKAKAAK, translated from the coding sequence ATGAATGCACTTGTCATCCTGCTGATCGGTGTTGCATGCCTTGTGGTCGGCTACCTGTTTTATGGTCGCTGGCTGGCTAAGACATGGGGCGTCGACGACAGCAAATCCACCCCGGCTCACGAGCTGGAGGACGGCCAGGACTACTGCCCCGCAAAGGCGCCTGTCCTGATGGGCCATCACTTCTCCTCCATCGCCGGCGCCGGCCCCATCAACGGCCCCATCCAGGCCGCTGTGTTCGGCTGGCTCCCCGTGCTGCTTTGGGTCGTCATCGGCGGCATCTTCTTCGGCGCCGTCCATGATTTCGGCGCCCTGTTTGCCTCCATCCGCAACAAGGGCCAGTCCATCGGCGAGGTCATCGACGTCAGCATCGGCACCCGCGCCAAGAAGCTGTTCACCGTGTTCGGCTATCTGGTCCTCGTGCTGGTCGTGGCGGCCTTCGCCTCCATTGTCGCCTCCACCTTCAACGGCTTCAACCCGGAGGGCCAGCAGATCGTGGCCAACGGCCAGACTGCCACCATCTCCCTGCTGTTTATCGTGCTGGCGATCATCTTCGGCTTTTTGGTCTACCGCCGCAACGCACCTCTGGGCATCTCCACCCTCATCGGCATTGTGGGCATCGTCGCCGTTGTGATCATCGGCCTGAAGTGCCCCATCTTTGTGGCCGGAAATGTCTGGATGATCGTCCTTGGCATCTACATCCTCGTTGCCTCTGTCACGCCTGTGTGGATCCTGCTGCAGCCCCGTGACTATCTGAGCTCCTTCCTTCTGTACTTCATGATGATCGTGGCCTTTGTGGGCGTTGTCGGCGCCCATCCCACCATCGACATCCCCATGTTCACCGGCTGGGTGGACACGGTTGCCCCCACCGGGACCTCCCTGGGCTCCATGTTCCCCGCCCTGTTCGTGACCATTGCCTGCGGTGCTGTGTCCGGCTTCCACTCCCTGGTTGCCTCCGGCACCACCGCCAAGCAGCTGAACAAGGAGAGTGACGCGCTGCCCATCGCTTACGGCGGCATGCTGATCGAGTCCGCCCTGGCCATCGTCTCCCTGATTGCTGTGGGCTACATCTGGTCCTCCTACTCCTCCGGCGAGGTCACCACGCCCACCCAGGTGTTCGCCTCCGGCATTTCCAAGATGGTTGCCACCATCCCCGGCCTGGCCGGCGCGGAGACCACCCTGTACTCCCTGCTGGTTCTGGCTGTGTCCGTGTTCTGCCTGACCTCCCTGGACACCGCCACCCGTCTGGCCCGCTACATGTTCCAGGAGTTCTGGCTGGGGAAGGGCGAGACCATCAAGGATGCCAAGGGCTATAAGGCTGTCCTGTGCAACCCCTATGTGGCCACCATCATCACCGTGGTGTTGGGCGTCGGCCTGGGCATGACCGGCTATGCCAAGATCTGGCCCCTGTTCGGCGCCGCCAACCAGCTGCTGGCCGCTCTGGCTCTGCTGGCCGTGTGCTGCTGGCTGGGCAACATCGGCAAGAACAACAAGATGTTCTACATCCCCATGTTCTTCATGCTGATCGTCACGCTGTGCTCCTTGTTCATGACCATCAAGAACAAGGTCGGCCTGATCATGGCCGGCAGCGGCGACGCTGCCGCCTATGCTCAGGGCATCCTGGGCGCGGCCCTGTTCATCCTGGCCATCATCCTGACTGTGGAAGGCGTCAACGCGCTGTCCAAGCAGGGCAAGGCCAAGGCTGCCAAGTAA
- the rbsK gene encoding ribokinase has protein sequence MLRKPKILVVGSFVMDLIASTEKAPNSGETVIGKSFRTAPGGKGANQAVQCARLGAQVTMVGQVGGDSFGQEMLDTARAAGVDISHVLVDKEVSSGVGHILLEVTEHGAQNRITVIPGANHTLKVADVAWLKDEIGRYDLLMMQLELPMDVTCAVASYAKAAGVPLMLNPAPAAPLPEELLSCVTYLSPNEHEAAAITGLPLRADETGVNEGDMKQVAAALREKGVENVIITLGGNGSAVAGADGVHYTACVKMDHVADPTAAGDSFVAAFCTGLTAGLSQDQALNFASHTAAITVSRMGAMPSLPTLDEVRSLMRQRGYQGFDLSELDALN, from the coding sequence ATGTTGAGAAAACCGAAGATTTTGGTGGTCGGCAGTTTTGTCATGGACCTGATTGCCTCCACGGAAAAAGCGCCCAATTCGGGCGAAACGGTCATCGGCAAGTCCTTTCGGACCGCTCCCGGCGGAAAAGGCGCCAACCAGGCGGTGCAGTGCGCCCGCCTGGGCGCCCAGGTGACCATGGTGGGCCAGGTGGGAGGAGATTCCTTTGGCCAGGAGATGCTGGACACGGCCCGGGCTGCCGGTGTGGACATCTCCCATGTGCTGGTGGACAAAGAGGTCTCCTCCGGCGTGGGCCACATCCTGCTGGAAGTCACGGAGCACGGCGCCCAGAACCGGATCACGGTGATTCCCGGCGCAAATCACACGCTCAAGGTCGCGGATGTGGCGTGGCTGAAGGACGAGATCGGCCGGTACGACCTGCTGATGATGCAGCTGGAGCTGCCCATGGACGTGACCTGCGCCGTGGCCTCCTATGCCAAGGCCGCCGGCGTGCCGCTGATGCTGAACCCGGCCCCTGCTGCGCCGCTGCCAGAGGAGCTGCTCTCCTGCGTTACATACCTCTCCCCCAACGAGCATGAGGCCGCCGCCATCACCGGCCTGCCCCTCCGCGCCGATGAGACCGGCGTCAACGAAGGGGACATGAAGCAGGTGGCGGCAGCGCTGCGGGAAAAGGGCGTGGAAAACGTCATCATCACCCTGGGAGGCAACGGCTCCGCCGTGGCCGGGGCGGACGGCGTCCACTATACCGCCTGTGTGAAGATGGACCATGTGGCCGATCCCACGGCCGCCGGCGACTCCTTTGTGGCGGCTTTCTGCACCGGCCTCACCGCCGGGCTCAGCCAGGACCAGGCGCTGAATTTTGCCAGCCACACCGCTGCCATCACCGTCTCCCGCATGGGCGCCATGCCCAGCCTGCCCACCCTTGATGAGGTGCGCTCACTGATGCGCCAGCGTGGCTACCAGGGCTTTGACCTGAGCGAGTTAGACGCGCTGAACTAA
- a CDS encoding 4Fe-4S dicluster domain-containing protein, protein MSAKVTFDQERCKGCELCTSVCPKHIVAIDQTVINRKGYHPATVTDIAQCIACASCARICPDSVITVEKV, encoded by the coding sequence ATGAGTGCGAAAGTGACATTTGACCAGGAGCGCTGCAAGGGCTGCGAGCTGTGCACCTCCGTCTGCCCCAAGCACATTGTGGCCATCGACCAGACGGTGATCAACCGGAAGGGTTACCATCCGGCCACAGTGACGGACATTGCCCAGTGCATCGCCTGCGCCAGCTGCGCCAGGATCTGTCCAGACTCTGTGATTACGGTGGAGAAGGTTTGA
- a CDS encoding RbsD/FucU domain-containing protein → MLTGQCIHPELMRLLSLCGHGDKILIADGNYPLASKTGSAEKVYLGLTPGLPTVTDVLAALQSVANFEKAEVMDPANGTTPEIFGEFQQMLGGMELQKLGRYEFYDACCVDGVRMVISTGEKRTFANLLLTVGCA, encoded by the coding sequence ATGCTGACCGGTCAATGCATTCACCCCGAACTCATGCGGCTGCTGTCCCTGTGCGGGCACGGCGACAAAATCCTCATCGCCGACGGCAACTATCCGCTGGCCTCCAAGACGGGCAGCGCGGAAAAGGTCTACCTGGGGCTGACGCCCGGCCTTCCCACGGTGACTGACGTGCTGGCGGCGCTGCAGAGCGTGGCCAACTTTGAAAAGGCGGAGGTGATGGACCCCGCCAACGGGACCACCCCCGAGATTTTCGGCGAGTTCCAACAGATGTTGGGCGGCATGGAGCTTCAGAAGTTAGGCCGCTATGAGTTCTACGACGCCTGCTGCGTGGACGGCGTGCGCATGGTGATCTCCACCGGGGAAAAGCGCACCTTCGCCAATCTGCTGCTGACGGTGGGCTGCGCGTAA
- a CDS encoding FadR/GntR family transcriptional regulator, translating to MADGTRVKRSEQAANWLYEKIVYEREFEPGRKLPNENDLSAELHVSRTTLREAISCLVAQGILEIRRGKGTFVSDSLPQDAVDFSSFQRLRSRVRAKDLFEMRLIFEPETAALACQRATDAEIEQICRKAEKMEEASHSHGDWAGADQEFHMAIARASHNEYMRTLYPIINNAVNEIMQITASQEQMQRIALSDNKMILAFLTQRDAEGAKLAMRMHMRHLLETLQA from the coding sequence GTGGCAGACGGGACACGGGTCAAGCGATCGGAACAGGCCGCCAACTGGCTGTATGAAAAGATTGTCTATGAGCGGGAGTTTGAACCGGGCCGCAAGCTGCCCAATGAGAATGACCTGTCCGCTGAGCTGCATGTCAGCCGGACCACGCTGCGGGAGGCCATCTCCTGCCTGGTGGCCCAGGGGATTTTGGAAATCCGCCGGGGCAAGGGCACTTTTGTGTCTGACAGCCTGCCTCAGGATGCGGTGGACTTCAGCTCCTTCCAGCGGCTGCGCTCCCGGGTCCGGGCCAAAGACCTCTTTGAAATGCGCCTGATTTTCGAGCCCGAGACGGCGGCCCTGGCCTGCCAGCGGGCAACGGATGCGGAGATCGAGCAGATCTGCCGTAAGGCGGAAAAGATGGAGGAGGCCTCGCACTCCCACGGAGATTGGGCCGGTGCGGACCAGGAGTTCCACATGGCCATCGCCAGGGCCTCTCACAATGAATACATGCGCACGCTGTATCCCATCATCAACAACGCAGTCAACGAGATCATGCAGATCACCGCCAGCCAGGAGCAGATGCAGCGTATCGCCCTGTCGGACAACAAGATGATCCTTGCGTTTTTGACGCAGCGGGACGCGGAGGGTGCAAAACTTGCCATGCGCATGCACATGCGCCACCTGTTGGAGACCCTTCAGGCCTGA